In the Calditrichota bacterium genome, one interval contains:
- a CDS encoding T9SS type A sorting domain-containing protein: protein MKRKIFSLILVMVLTQAISSFSQQLVILKPAKKGQKSEAIPITKKQYRKLVRQTPSKLPGLSLKATHAGILDTLLHPFPTTVNWGIASGDTQSSYYEPLAACVIRAIGIIGQSWSTNELADGFLLQINKAAYGWNFPDDWWNGDAIYTKDHGLPTLLGEHLWGEYPAPIVDGQRVWTEMIWLGPEPDTHGDGFVVSIVPYGSPDSYMGTTCANDNPADTSDIYRLAKFYQAGRSGHDPQFTVRHYSLTWLVVVEYYENTPPSLEPETYSTVLNANAKDLRCHVTDVDAHDASKAGAQTVTLYYRVNDGVWHTTPCSLVNGTNTDGTWQATLPSGYMNPGDLLTYYFRAVDFAGATSVSHENSFGYFQKYNDILAFYNDDGTSYPSWILSPYYDNLWRDGQGDPYQYDVWVGLTDGPLSHELIDQYQTIVQIDAYSPATMNDDVVGNWMASGAKNLFWSSQEWAGLLIGGWGAFDDTTFADDDWHNQFLGIQYAGGTGHDIATDPFRINPVQNDLISGPLHTFLGDSLALYINTSFELGWTNWSDAITPNNNAVVCFTDSAQSRAMGIHTENSGSKTVFLGFDQLCLDTGALPTYTVTDGYHWTEANVHSIADAALDWFLAPPQSPPDIDVNPSSFSFLLDVGESDSSILTIANVAPANNANLNWSISTITPQIGRAKNQTDKSKNNKLKGAGISHKRNLPHLELGKGDPDPRNGEPIVESKGGPDNFGYTWIDSDEPGGPTFNWIDISGTGTEIYLSDDDFYSVTLPFTFSFYGENKTSLKISSNGYLTFGSDGTDFSNDPIPDSFEPNDIICPFWDDLYPNHGNGAIYYQSDAERFIVQYSNVQKFSGSGSYTFQIILFQSGDIKFQYLHLTGNVTSATIGIENSNGSDGLEVVFNASYVHDLLAVKISKGVQWLDISPLSGSVPAQQSEDVRVKVNAADLNAGNYQARLVISSNDPDEPLVQIPVSLEVRGQCQPPYLKAADVSALEGEISVAIYLEQNPQPVDAFGFQFSFDSTKLSFNRLEKGSLTQNFSYFQSYENSGGLITVGGFDNVAIPANSSGSVAKIVLDVNPSPCNEGERSVLQLSDLVDDFVGLNICNGIFKCEPNCQLGDVNWDGDLTPGDALCAFNIFLSDGVPPSECDNPCALKAADTNCSPNGVTPGDALYIFLGYLNGAELPLPCDPNFQVASNQATDRARLRFERIEGNENGEITFALHLENCDKIQAFGMAIGYPDNLLQFREATPGPVTEAWQAIEGKESVAGVIYLGGFQDQAQSIEGKNAIAYLKFKARPGAEGSGELWIYNLSDDLVNAEAEKFNFATLHSGIKVIANGEIPDEYQLHQNYPNPFNLNTEIVYELPEPTQVTLELFNTTGQKIRTLISQRHPAGRFSVQWDGKDEAGNVVSSGVYLYRLKTPRFSAMNKLILVK from the coding sequence ATGAAAAGGAAAATTTTTTCACTGATTTTGGTTATGGTCTTGACGCAGGCGATTTCTTCCTTTTCGCAACAATTGGTAATTTTAAAACCTGCTAAAAAAGGCCAAAAGAGCGAAGCAATACCCATTACTAAAAAACAGTACAGAAAATTAGTGCGACAGACTCCTTCGAAATTGCCCGGGCTAAGTCTGAAGGCGACTCATGCCGGCATACTGGATACGCTTCTACATCCTTTTCCGACAACTGTGAATTGGGGCATTGCCTCCGGAGATACACAATCTTCCTATTACGAACCATTAGCGGCTTGCGTGATTAGAGCTATCGGCATTATCGGACAGAGTTGGAGCACAAACGAACTCGCAGATGGTTTTCTTTTACAGATTAACAAAGCCGCTTATGGCTGGAATTTTCCCGATGATTGGTGGAATGGAGACGCGATTTACACAAAAGATCACGGCCTGCCTACATTGTTAGGCGAACATTTGTGGGGAGAGTACCCGGCTCCAATTGTCGATGGCCAACGCGTATGGACTGAAATGATCTGGCTGGGACCAGAGCCCGATACCCACGGTGATGGATTTGTTGTCAGCATAGTTCCTTATGGCAGTCCGGATTCATATATGGGCACAACTTGCGCCAATGATAATCCTGCTGACACAAGCGATATTTATCGTTTGGCAAAATTTTATCAAGCGGGACGAAGCGGGCACGATCCGCAGTTTACTGTCAGGCACTATTCCCTGACGTGGTTGGTTGTTGTCGAATATTATGAAAATACACCGCCTTCTTTGGAACCCGAGACTTACTCAACTGTTTTGAACGCGAATGCCAAAGATTTGCGCTGTCATGTCACCGATGTGGATGCGCACGATGCCTCAAAAGCCGGCGCCCAGACCGTCACTTTGTACTACCGAGTCAATGATGGCGTCTGGCATACGACGCCCTGTAGCCTGGTGAATGGGACAAACACCGATGGTACCTGGCAAGCGACTTTGCCGTCCGGCTACATGAACCCGGGAGATCTACTGACCTATTATTTTCGCGCCGTGGATTTTGCCGGCGCTACCAGTGTTTCTCATGAAAATTCATTCGGTTATTTTCAAAAATACAATGATATTTTGGCTTTTTATAATGATGACGGAACATCGTATCCTTCATGGATTTTGTCTCCCTATTATGATAATCTCTGGCGGGATGGCCAAGGAGATCCTTACCAATATGATGTTTGGGTAGGGCTAACAGATGGCCCTCTATCCCATGAATTAATAGATCAGTATCAAACTATAGTACAAATTGATGCCTATTCGCCGGCGACGATGAACGACGATGTCGTCGGGAATTGGATGGCCAGCGGAGCCAAAAATCTTTTTTGGTCATCGCAGGAATGGGCAGGACTATTGATCGGTGGCTGGGGCGCCTTCGATGATACAACTTTTGCCGACGATGATTGGCACAACCAATTTTTAGGTATTCAATATGCCGGCGGGACTGGCCATGACATTGCAACTGATCCATTCAGAATTAACCCGGTTCAGAATGACCTTATTTCCGGGCCGTTGCATACTTTTCTTGGCGACAGTTTGGCTCTGTACATCAACACAAGTTTTGAATTGGGCTGGACCAACTGGTCTGATGCTATTACGCCGAACAACAATGCGGTTGTTTGCTTCACCGATTCGGCTCAGAGCAGAGCTATGGGAATTCACACTGAGAATAGCGGAAGCAAAACAGTCTTTCTCGGTTTCGATCAGCTCTGTCTCGATACAGGCGCGCTTCCGACCTATACGGTGACCGATGGCTATCACTGGACAGAAGCCAATGTTCACAGCATTGCCGATGCCGCCCTAGATTGGTTTCTCGCCCCCCCGCAGAGTCCCCCTGATATCGACGTAAATCCATCTTCATTTTCATTTCTGCTTGATGTCGGAGAATCCGACAGCTCGATTTTGACTATTGCCAATGTCGCGCCTGCCAATAATGCAAATCTGAATTGGTCAATTTCCACAATCACTCCCCAAATAGGCAGGGCAAAAAATCAAACTGATAAATCCAAAAACAATAAATTAAAGGGCGCGGGGATTTCACACAAAAGAAATTTGCCGCATTTGGAACTGGGGAAAGGAGACCCGGATCCCCGAAACGGAGAACCGATTGTCGAAAGCAAAGGCGGCCCGGATAATTTCGGTTACACCTGGATTGACAGCGATGAACCGGGAGGCCCGACATTTAATTGGATTGACATTTCTGGTACAGGCACAGAGATATATTTATCCGATGATGATTTCTACTCAGTGACTTTGCCCTTCACATTTTCATTTTACGGCGAAAATAAGACAAGCCTGAAAATCTCTTCCAACGGCTACCTTACTTTTGGCTCAGACGGCACAGATTTTAGCAATGACCCCATACCAGATAGTTTTGAGCCGAATGATATCATTTGCCCTTTTTGGGATGATCTCTATCCAAATCATGGGAATGGGGCCATTTATTATCAATCGGACGCAGAGCGCTTCATTGTCCAGTACTCGAATGTTCAAAAATTCAGTGGATCAGGAAGCTATACTTTTCAGATTATTTTATTTCAATCAGGAGACATTAAGTTTCAGTATTTGCATTTGACAGGAAATGTAACAAGTGCTACAATTGGCATTGAGAATAGCAATGGCAGCGACGGTTTGGAAGTAGTTTTTAATGCGAGTTATGTCCACGATTTATTAGCAGTGAAAATTAGCAAAGGTGTTCAATGGCTGGATATTTCGCCATTATCAGGATCTGTGCCCGCGCAACAAAGCGAAGACGTTCGCGTTAAAGTGAATGCCGCCGATTTGAACGCGGGAAATTATCAGGCCCGACTTGTTATTTCCAGCAATGACCCTGATGAACCTCTCGTCCAAATTCCCGTTTCTCTCGAGGTTCGCGGCCAATGTCAGCCGCCGTATTTGAAAGCAGCGGACGTTTCTGCTCTTGAGGGAGAAATTTCTGTGGCGATTTATCTTGAACAAAATCCTCAGCCGGTGGATGCGTTCGGTTTCCAATTTTCTTTTGATTCAACAAAATTATCCTTCAATCGTTTGGAAAAGGGATCGCTCACGCAAAATTTTTCCTATTTTCAGTCCTACGAAAATTCCGGCGGATTAATTACAGTGGGCGGATTTGATAATGTGGCGATTCCGGCGAATAGCTCTGGTTCTGTGGCAAAAATTGTCCTCGATGTCAATCCTTCGCCTTGCAACGAAGGCGAGCGAAGCGTGCTGCAACTGAGCGATCTCGTCGATGATTTTGTCGGATTGAATATCTGTAACGGTATTTTTAAATGTGAGCCGAATTGCCAGTTAGGCGACGTGAACTGGGACGGAGACCTCACGCCGGGAGACGCGCTGTGCGCTTTTAATATTTTTCTCAGCGACGGCGTTCCGCCCAGCGAATGCGACAACCCGTGCGCGCTCAAGGCGGCCGACACGAATTGTTCTCCCAACGGCGTGACGCCCGGAGACGCCCTTTACATTTTTCTCGGCTACTTGAACGGAGCAGAGTTGCCGCTGCCGTGCGATCCCAATTTTCAGGTCGCTTCCAATCAGGCGACTGACCGTGCGCGGCTGAGATTTGAGCGCATTGAGGGAAACGAAAATGGTGAAATAACTTTTGCTTTGCATCTGGAGAATTGCGACAAAATTCAGGCGTTCGGCATGGCGATTGGTTACCCGGATAATTTATTGCAATTTCGTGAAGCGACACCGGGTCCCGTCACTGAAGCCTGGCAAGCAATTGAAGGGAAAGAAAGCGTTGCCGGCGTGATTTACCTTGGGGGATTTCAGGACCAGGCGCAAAGTATCGAAGGGAAGAACGCAATTGCTTATCTAAAATTTAAAGCGCGCCCCGGAGCGGAAGGCAGCGGCGAATTGTGGATTTACAATCTGTCCGACGATTTAGTTAATGCAGAAGCGGAAAAATTTAACTTTGCCACGCTGCACTCCGGAATTAAGGTGATCGCCAACGGCGAGATTCCCGATGAATACCAGTTGCATCAAAATTATCCCAATCCGTTCAATCTTAACACGGAAATTGTTTACGAATTGCCGGAACCGACGCAGGTTACTCTCGAGTTGTTCAATACTACCGGACAAAAAATTCGTACTCTTATTTCACAGCGACATCCGGCGGGACGATTTTCTGTGCAGTGGGATGGAAAAGACGAAGCCGGCAATGTAGTGAGCTCGGGCGTTTATCTTTACCGACTGAAAACTCCCAGGTTTTCAGCGATGAACAAATTAATTCTTGTTAAATAA
- a CDS encoding T9SS type A sorting domain-containing protein — MKRFLLCALLAGFISVSFGQEKQLIRVKLFSVEDAKLLHSYDLDFATRNFKRFADIVATNEDMQFLRERGFEFEILDKNLRKTYQENVGLDGDMGDYHTYQEMVAEINQVHAAYPNITTITSIGQSIEGRDIWAVKVSDNPTQEEADEPDVLYVANIHAREVATPEVILYFLNYLVTNYGTDAEVTFLVDNRELWLIPTTNPDGHVYVETTDPMWRKNRRNNGDGSYGVDLNRNFGYKWGYDNSGSSPDPSSNIYRGTSAFSEPETQALRQLCMSHHFVISLMYHSYGKMWLFPWGYVPQNTPHHDVFMQIARNCVAYNGYLPGNFAMGVIYGTNGDSDDYFYGEQTEKNMIFGFTPEIGADFWPPESDLPQIVQENLGPNLYVARIAGLIAENPYRINPPAVPAINELGSDDDGNYTVSWTIQDDPVNPAVAYQLDELSGDTLVTDLGDDADARWNMHGFEISSVRANSAPKSLYSQMGDNLNHTATLKFPLIVSAGMALTFNAWYDIEKDWDYAYVEVSSDGGANYQSIPGNITTTTNPNGNNMGNGITGDSNGWAQAVFDLSGFAGQSIIVRLHYVTDAYVTGEGIYFDDIYPVPFFSNDTTLSDNLTTASFSISGKLPGTYYYRVRAKDADDQWGGWSQLEDIVVTGAPSDCQLGDVNMDGDITPGDAFCAFFRYLSGSFPADSSCSNPCAEFAADINCSPNGVTPGDALYIFRAYLNGKNPPLDCLPTNGFSGDSNTVKRNIWFEKIASSDSLTMTFGVFVDSAVQMDAFGIDIGFPDHLLKFVAAQAGEVTETWQEFDAAEPFAGVIRLGGFTGDNVSGHDKHLLAKLQFQPRDQAYGGGEIWAMNFKDDVEKAESAPLHFDLTPTSINAPEEAQKIDGYFLEQNYPNPFNMETRINYQLAAPGRVEISIFNTMGQKVRTLVSADQTVGVHELVWDGKNDAGHVLSSGVYLIKMFVNHFRLSRKILLMK, encoded by the coding sequence ATGAAACGATTTCTGTTGTGTGCGCTATTGGCGGGATTCATTTCCGTCAGTTTTGGTCAAGAGAAGCAATTGATTCGAGTGAAACTCTTCAGTGTGGAAGATGCCAAATTACTGCATTCGTACGATCTCGATTTTGCCACGCGCAATTTCAAGCGTTTTGCTGATATTGTGGCGACAAATGAAGACATGCAATTTCTTCGCGAGCGCGGTTTTGAGTTTGAAATTTTGGATAAAAATTTACGGAAAACTTATCAGGAAAATGTGGGGCTGGACGGCGACATGGGCGACTATCACACCTATCAGGAAATGGTCGCTGAAATCAATCAAGTACACGCGGCTTATCCCAATATTACGACGATAACCAGCATCGGTCAGAGCATCGAAGGGCGCGATATTTGGGCGGTCAAAGTCTCTGACAATCCGACTCAGGAAGAAGCGGATGAGCCGGATGTGCTTTACGTCGCCAACATCCACGCCCGGGAGGTAGCAACGCCGGAAGTGATTCTTTATTTTTTGAATTATCTGGTGACGAATTACGGGACCGATGCGGAAGTCACTTTTTTGGTGGACAACCGGGAACTGTGGCTGATTCCGACAACCAATCCGGATGGCCATGTTTACGTGGAAACCACTGATCCCATGTGGCGCAAAAATCGCCGCAACAACGGTGACGGTAGCTACGGCGTTGATTTGAATCGGAATTTTGGCTACAAATGGGGCTACGACAACAGCGGCTCCAGTCCGGATCCGTCGTCCAATATTTACCGCGGGACGAGCGCTTTTTCCGAGCCGGAGACTCAGGCTTTGCGACAATTGTGCATGTCGCATCATTTTGTGATTTCGCTCATGTACCACAGCTACGGCAAAATGTGGCTTTTCCCGTGGGGATACGTCCCGCAAAATACGCCGCATCACGATGTCTTCATGCAAATTGCGCGCAATTGCGTGGCGTACAATGGGTATCTGCCCGGAAATTTCGCTATGGGAGTTATTTATGGAACTAATGGAGATTCGGACGACTATTTTTATGGTGAGCAGACGGAGAAGAACATGATTTTTGGTTTTACGCCGGAAATTGGCGCTGATTTTTGGCCGCCGGAGAGTGATCTTCCGCAGATCGTGCAGGAAAATCTTGGCCCGAATCTTTATGTCGCCAGGATCGCCGGCCTCATTGCTGAAAATCCGTACCGCATTAATCCGCCGGCTGTGCCCGCGATAAACGAATTAGGCAGCGACGATGACGGAAATTACACCGTGAGTTGGACAATTCAGGACGATCCGGTGAATCCCGCCGTCGCTTATCAATTAGATGAATTGAGCGGAGATACGCTGGTGACGGATTTGGGTGATGACGCCGACGCGCGCTGGAACATGCACGGTTTTGAAATTAGCTCTGTACGGGCAAACAGCGCGCCCAAGAGTTTGTACTCGCAAATGGGCGACAATTTGAACCATACGGCGACACTCAAATTCCCGCTGATTGTGAGCGCCGGCATGGCGTTGACATTTAACGCCTGGTACGACATTGAGAAAGATTGGGACTATGCCTACGTCGAAGTCTCCTCTGATGGCGGCGCCAATTATCAGAGTATTCCCGGAAATATTACTACGACGACAAATCCCAACGGAAATAACATGGGCAACGGCATTACCGGCGATTCCAATGGCTGGGCGCAAGCGGTTTTCGATTTGAGCGGATTCGCCGGACAAAGTATTATTGTTCGGCTGCATTATGTGACGGACGCCTACGTTACCGGAGAGGGTATTTATTTTGACGATATTTATCCGGTGCCATTTTTTAGCAACGACACGACGTTATCGGATAATTTGACGACTGCCAGTTTTTCTATTTCCGGCAAACTTCCCGGGACATATTACTACCGCGTTCGTGCCAAGGACGCGGACGACCAATGGGGCGGTTGGAGCCAATTGGAAGATATTGTAGTGACCGGCGCTCCGTCAGATTGTCAGTTGGGAGACGTCAACATGGATGGTGACATCACTCCCGGCGATGCGTTTTGCGCGTTTTTTCGATATCTGTCGGGTTCATTTCCCGCGGATTCTTCTTGCTCAAATCCCTGCGCGGAATTCGCCGCGGATATTAACTGTTCTCCTAACGGAGTTACCCCCGGGGATGCGCTTTATATTTTTCGCGCCTATCTTAACGGGAAAAATCCACCGCTTGATTGTCTGCCAACAAATGGATTTTCCGGAGATTCCAATACCGTCAAAAGAAATATCTGGTTTGAGAAAATTGCATCGTCGGATTCATTGACGATGACTTTTGGCGTTTTTGTGGACAGCGCTGTGCAAATGGACGCTTTTGGAATTGACATTGGTTTTCCCGACCATTTGTTGAAATTTGTCGCAGCGCAAGCAGGCGAAGTTACGGAGACCTGGCAAGAATTTGACGCGGCCGAACCTTTTGCGGGGGTAATTCGATTGGGCGGATTCACCGGGGATAACGTCAGCGGTCACGACAAACATCTTTTGGCTAAATTACAGTTTCAGCCGCGGGATCAGGCTTACGGCGGCGGCGAAATCTGGGCGATGAATTTTAAGGATGATGTAGAGAAAGCTGAATCCGCGCCGCTTCATTTTGATCTGACGCCGACTTCCATCAATGCTCCCGAAGAGGCGCAAAAAATCGATGGTTACTTTCTCGAGCAAAATTACCCCAATCCGTTCAATATGGAGACTCGCATTAATTATCAATTAGCCGCGCCCGGGCGTGTTGAGATTTCCATTTTTAATACTATGGGCCAAAAAGTGCGAACTCTTGTTTCCGCGGATCAAACTGTCGGCGTGCATGAACTCGTCTGGGACGGGAAGAACGATGCCGGACATGTTCTCAGTTCCGGCGTTTATTTGATTAAAATGTTCGTAAATCATTTTAGACTATCAAGGAAAATTTTGTTGATGAAATAA